The following is a genomic window from Desulfomicrobium escambiense DSM 10707.
ATCAGCTTGAAGGCTGCTTCGTCCACAGCCACTACGAGGTCCGGACGCATGAAGGCGTATTTGCGCTTCAAACAGTCCGGCAGGCTGTCAATGTAGGTTTGGTCGAGGTTGCGCTTGGTATCCAGGTGCTCGACCCTGATGACGAGCTCCGGGTCGAACTGATGCAGGCTGGTCTCCAGGGCGTGCAGGATGTCGTCGGACCACTTGTAGCCGGGATGGTAGGAATTGAGGACAAGCACCTGGCCGGCGCCCTGTGCCCCTTGCGGGCACAGGGCGAGGAAAACGACCGCCAGGATGGACAGCAGCACGCAGCGAAAGGGGCTCCAGGCGGCCGTTCCGGGATCAGCCAAGGAGCGTCTCTCCCTGCAGCACGCTTCCGGCGGGCACCACGGCCTGGACCGGCCCTTTGTTGACGATGCGCACGTCGCCGACGCAGCGCACCCCCTCCTCGAAGCGCACGTCCCCTTCGACCTTCAGGCTCGCGCAATCCAGCAGGGACGGCGGGGTCTGGGGGAAGCGCTCGAGAAAGGCGTCGATCTTCTTGAAGAACTTTCCGTCCAGGGAAACCTCCGGCATGGCGTCCTTGCGCAGCGGGTTGGGCACGATGGTGTCACGCTCCGTGCGGATGAAGCAGTCGGACATGACCAGCAGCAGGTCGTTCGTGGTCTTGACCGGGGCGAAGCGCTTGCGGGGCACGATGACGGCCTGGGCGTTCAGGAAGTTGGTGATGGCCGAGCCCATGGCCGTCTCCAGCTGGAAGACCTTGGGCGAGGCAGGGTCGCGCGGGTCCAGGGTCTTGGGGTTGATGATGAGGTCCAGCGGCATCATGCGGTGGGACACGAAGACCGACTGCAGCACGCGCAGGTCGACCCAGATGGAATTGGTGTTGAAGAAGCGGTACTTGCCGATGTCGCCGAAGGAGTCCATCTCCTGGTCCGGGCACTGGGCCACCTCGCGCAGGGCCAGCTGGTTGTTCTTCTTCAGGCGGCAGAGGTGACCTCCCTTCTTGTCCTGCTCCGTGCGCCGGGCCACCTCCATGAGGAAGGGCAGCTTGTGGTGAACCATGTAGCCGAGCAGCCGGCGGTTCATGATGGCCCCGAGGTTGTCGGAGTTGGAGATGAAGGCGTAGTTGTAGCCCTTGTCCAGCAGGGCGTCGAGAATGCCCGAGGTGATCATGGCCGTGTAGATGTCGCCGTGGCCGGGGGGGTTCCACTCCAGCTCGGGGTTCTGGGGCCAGGAGGCCGGGGAGTGGTCCTTGGCCATGATCTTTGGGTAGCGGTGCTGGAGAAAGGCCAAGTCGATGCCGGTGGTGCCGTTGTTGAAGTTCCCGACCTTGAGCATGGTGTCCATGTGGGTCTTGAAGCTGTTCATGAAGATCTGCGGGAACTCCACGCCGTAGTGGGCACGCACGGTCTTGGCCTGCAGGAGGATGAGGTCCAGGAAGCTCAGGCCGTCCTTGACCGGGATGAGGGATTTGGCCGACTCCAGGCCCATGCTCGTGCCCAGGCCGCCGTTGAGCTTGATGACCGCGGTCTGCTCCAGGGCCTTTTCGCCGACGTCCTTGAACTGGTCCATGGCGTCGTAATCGGCCAGTTCGACGTCCTCGACGGGCAGGATGTCGCGGTCCGAGAGCTTGCCTTGGGCGCCGTAGAGGAACTGGTTGAAGTAGCACTTGAAGGTGTTGATGACGATGGGCGGCAGTCCCTGCTGTTCCATCTTCAGGGCGAAGGGGCGGAAGAGGGTGGAGAGCTTGGGGTCGTCGACGCTGACGCAGCTTATATCCTTTGCCATGAGGTTTCCTTGGTGATTGAGGTTTCGCGTGCGCACGTCCGGGCCGGTGCGCGAGCATCCCGATTCGGGTCGCGGATGTGTGCCAGAAATAGTTCAACAAAGTCGGTTCGTCCATATGGCCGAAGGACGAAAGTGGAACATTTTTCTTCGTTTGCGCAAAAAAAGCTGCCAGACGGGAGCCCACCCGCCTTTGTCAGGGGTGGACGGGGAGGCTGACGGTCATGATCGCCCGGCCTTCCGCGCGGGTCAGCAGGAGATGGCCGCCTATGCGCTCCACCAGGCGGGAGCACATGGCCAGGTTCACCTCCTCGTCCTCGAAGGGCATGAACAGGCGGTATTCGTCCACGGCCGCGTCCCCGACGGGGCTCATGGTCAGGGTCACGTGGAGCAGGCCTGCGGCCGCGGACGCCGTGATGTGGATGGAGCCCGACTCGGCCACGACGTCGGCACCATGGCCGAGGAGATAGATGAAGATGCGGTGCAGGAACTCCTGGTCCGCCAGGACGGGCGGCAGATCGTCGTCGATCTCGTTTCTGCAGGCGATGGACTTGTGCTCCAGGCGGATGGACAGCAGGCGCATGACGAAGTCGAGGGTTGCGGGCACGGAGCAGCGCGTCAGAGTCACGGCCAGGGGTTCGAGGTAGGCGTTGACGCGTTGCACCAGGCGTTCGAGACGGTTGCATTCGTCCATGATGACCTCGGTCTCGCGGGCATCGGGGTACCTGGCCCGCAGCTGCCGGGCGAAGCCGCCCAGGGAGACGAGGGGGTTGCGGATCTCGTGAGCCACCTCTTCGGTCATGCTGCGCAGCATGTTCAGACGCTCGTTCTGAATGAGCACCTTATCCATGTAGGCATTGCGGGTCACGTCCTGGATCATGCCCTCCATGCGGTCCGGGGCGTCGTCCCCGCGGTGCGGGCTGGGTATGGACTGGATGCGCAGCTCGATTTCGTACCCCTTTTTGTGCAGAAATCGGAAATCCAGCCGGAACTCCGTGGCGTTGGCTTTGAAACCGTTCTTCAGGCCGGCCGTGAACTTCCTTCGGTCCGCAGGCGCGATGCGCTTCAGGAAGGCCATGGGCTCCTGCTGTATCTCTTCGGGCGTGTAGCCGAGGATGTCCAGGGTGGCGCGGTTCAGGAACTCGAACTCCCGGTTGCGGTTGATGCTGAAGATGATGACCGGCAGGTTCTGCACGAGACGGAAAAGGTGCTCCTGGCTGTCCTGCACCCGTTGCGTGAGTCGGGCCTGGGCCAGGCAGTTGCGCACGGCGTTGAGAAAGACGTCCATGCTGGCGATGGGCTTGGTGACGTAGTCCCAGGCGCCAGCCTTGAAGGCTTCGATGGCCGCGTCGATGTGCGTCCGGCCCGAGACGATGATGACGGGCGTGGCCGGGCGGAGCCTTTTCATGGCCGAGAGCAGTTCGAGGCCGTCGCCGCCGGGGATGCCGAGGTCCAGCAGGACCAAGTCCGCAGGCCCCAGTTCGAAAAGCTCCAGGGCCTGGTGGGCCTGCGCCGCCTCGCATACGGCGAAGCCGGCGTCCTGCAGGAAATGGCGCAGCGCCTCGCGGAAGGTCGCCTCGTCCTCGATGATCAGTATGGAATCGACCATGTTCAAGCCTCTGCCGTCCGGCGCCCTATGCGCGGGGCATGATGATGGAAAAGATGTTCATGGGCGCTTCGTAGGCGTAGCCGACCCGGCCGCGGTGGAGTTCGACGATCTGCTTGACGAAGGACAGGCCGTGGCCGCTTCCGTCCACGCTGTCCGTCTCCGCCGACCGGAACCCCTCGTCGAAGAGGCGGGCCTGCTCCTCGGGGGGAATCTCGGGACCCGTGGTGGCCACGAAGACGCGGACCCCTTCCCTGCCCTGACCGAAGGAGTCCGGCACGGTCTCCCATCCGTAGCGCATGAGCTTCTCGCCGGTCCCGCCGTCCTGGCCGGCTGGCCTGGTGTACTTGATGGCGTTGGCCAGCAGGTTGGCAAAGACCTGGGAAAAGAGCCCCAGGTCCGCCTGCAGCACGACGTCCTCGTCAATGCGCACGTCCGGGGCGACCTCGATGCGGATGCCTTGGGCGCGGAACATGGACAGGAAGCGCTCGATCTGGGGTTCGAAGATCTGGCTCTTGAAACGGCACGGCTTGAGGAGGAGGTCGTAGCCGCCTTTCTCGAAATGGCTGCGCCGCAGCAGGCTTTCCAGGAACAGGCTCGAATGCTGGAAGCGTCTGGAGATGGTCTTCTGCAGGGCCAGCAGGTCCCGGGCCAGGACGGGCAGTTCGAGACGCGCGTCGCGGTCCGGGGCGTCGCGCCTGGGCGGGGCGAGCCCGTCGATCCTGTGCTGCAGTTGGGTCAGCTGGCGTTCCAGCTGCAGGAAAAGAAGCTTGAACTGGATATTGGGCACGATGACGTTGTGCCCGATGTCACGAACCAGGTTGTTGATGAAGGTGAGGCGCTTGCGGTTGCTCACGGCCGTCAGCTTGACGGCCATGACGCGGGCGGCCCCGCGCGCGTACTCCAGCCAGAACGCATCCTCGTCCGGCGGCACTTCGCGGTGCAGGGACAGGGCGCCGAGCAGCGTCGGCTCCTGTTCGGCGTCGCAGATGGTCACGATGGTGGCCCCGTCAGTACGGACGATGCCCGGAGACTGGGGGCACGGCGGGTCGGGCAGGCTGAACACCTTTGATCCCTGGGCGCTGGTGGTCCGGCGCAGGCGCAGGTCCCCTTTGGGGCCGCGCATGTACAGGGAGGCGGGCGTTCCCAGGCAGATGTCGGGAACGAGCACGCAGAGGGACTTGAAGTCGCGCAGGGATTCGAATTCCAGGCCCAGTTCGAAGAAGATGTTCAGCGCCGTGAGCCTGTCCGCAGGAAGCCCCTCATCCTTGCGGCGGGCGAGACGTTCGAGGATTCTGGTGCGGATGTGGGCGCGTTTTGGCGGCGCGGGCTGCATGGAACACTCCTTGCCGGGCTGGGCCGAACGTCGTCAGCATAGCCCAGGCGCAGGCCTCCCGCAATCAGGGTTTGCGCGTTTTGCCCCGCACGTCGTACTTTTTCGGGTCGAGGTTGTATTTCTTGATCTTGTAGTTGATGATCCGGTAGCTGGCGCGCAGCTCCCGGGCCACCTGCAGCATGTTGCCACCGCACTTCTGCAGGGCCTCCACGAGGATCTCCTGTTCGAACTTGCCCACGGCCTCGCCGAAGGACAGCTGGTTGTCCGTGGCCGAACTCTCGGCCGTCTGCAGGGTCGGGGGCAGATGGTAGGTGCGGATGGCCTCCTCGTTGCAGATCAGCGCCGCGCGCTCCATGCAGTTGCGCAGTTCGCGCACGTTGCCCGGCCACTGGTACTGGGTCAGGAGGTCGATGGCCGGCATGGAGATGCGCTTGATGTTCTTGGCGTATTCCTTGGAGAAGAACTCCAGGAAGTACTCGGCCAGAGGCAGGATGTCCTCCCGGCGCTCGCGCAGGGGCGGAATGAAGATGGGGAAGACGTTGATGCGGTAGTAGAGGTCCTCGCGGAAGCGGCCCGACTGGATGAGGTTCTCCAGGGGCTGGTGCGTGGCGCAGATGATGCGCACGTCGACCTTGATGCTCTTTTCGCTGCCCAGGCGCTGGATCTCGCCCTCCTGCAGGGCGCGCAGCAGCTTGGCCTGGGCCTCGGCGCTCAGTTCGCCGATCTCGTCGAGGAAGAGGGTGCCCGTGTGGGCCAACTCGAAGCGGCCCTTCTTGGTGCCCACGGCGCCGGTGAAAGCCCCGCGTTCATGGCCGAAGAGTTCGCTCTCCAGCAGTTCCGAGGGCAGGGCGGCGCAGTTCAGGCGCACCAGGGGCTTGGTGCGGCGGGAGCTGGCGTTGTGGATGGCCTCGGCCAGCAACTCCTTGCCAGTGCCGGATTCGCCGCGAAGCAAAACCGAGGCCTTGCTGGACGCGACCTGCATGATCTGCCCCATGACGAAGGCCATGGCCTTGGAGGTGGCCACGATCTTGGCCTGCATGAGAGCCTTCTCGCGGTCCATGGTCTCGCCCAGGAAACCCATGGAGGCCCACAGCTCCTTCTGGGCCATGTTCTCCTGCAGGTAGGCGGTCTGGCGGGCGATGACCGCGGCCAGCACCTCCAGAAAGGCGCAGTGCATGCGCAGGACGTCCAGGGGCTGGCAGGGGATGTCGGCGCTCAGCACGCCCAGGGCCTCGGTCAAGCCGTCGGCGTTGATGCGCGAAATGGGCACGCAGATGAAGGACAGCTCGGCCAGTTCCTTGGGGGAACGCCCCATGGCCTTGTTCAGGAACCGCTCGTCACGCTCCATGGCCTCGACGATGATGGGCTTGCCGCTGCCCAGGACCTGCCCCGTGACGCCCTGGCCGGGCGTGTAGGTGGCCTTGACCGGCCCCTTGTGCCCGTACGTCAGGTCGAAGCGGATGGTATTGGTCTTGGGGTCGAAGATGGCCAGGGCCATGCGCTTGTACTTCATGGCCTCGGCCGTCATGGACAGCAGGCTGTCCAGGCTCGACTGGAGGGGGCTCAGGGGGTCGAGCTGCTGCACCGTGGCGTGCAGGGTCTGCAGATAGTGCAGAAAATCGTCGGTTGTCATGAGGATTGCGTCCGATATCCCGAAGTTGGTGCGGGCGAAGCCGGCCGCCGCGCGGTTGCGGCGGCGGGCCGTGCATCGGTCTCTAGCCCTGGGTCTTGGCCTTGAGCTTGCCGATCTTGTAGTCGAGGAAGGCGTCGTTCCCGCTGTCCTTGGTCTTCAGGGCCTCGTATTCGGCGATGGCCAGGTCGGACTGCCCGGCCTTTTCCGCGGCGAAGGCCAGATTGGCGGAGATGGCCCCGGCGAACTCCTCGCCGGCGTCCTTCTTCAGGGCGGACAGGATGGTCACGGCGCCGGCGTAGTCGCCCTTGAAGACCAGGGCCTTGGCTTCGCCGAGCCCGGTCACGGTCTTCATGTTCGCGCTCGGGGCCAGGGCCTTCCAGGCGGCGGCGGCCTTGTCGTAGTCGCCTGCGTCCATGAAGATCCGGGCCAGTTCGAGCTGGGCAGCAGGCCGCAGGCTTGCGGGACCGGTCTGGACGAAGGACTGGAGCTTCTCGGCGCGCGCGGCCTGGTCGTCCAGGACCATGATGGAGCCGAGCTGGCTCACGGCCTTCTCGTGCTGGGAAGACTGGTAGGAGGTGACCCCTGTGTACACGGCCACGGCGGCCACGATGCCGCCGACGGCGATGCCGATGGGCTTGATATTGTCGAGGATCTTTTTCAGCAGGGGATGGATGTCCGAGTCCATTTCCTGTTCGATGGTCTTGAGGATATCGAGATGGGGGGTGCGTTCGTCCATGGAAGGCTCCTTAAATTTCAAATTGCCATTATTGTAAAAGCTCTGCCTGTGTATGCGGAATCAGAAAAAAGGTCAAAGGGAATGCTGCGGGAAAAAATATATTGAGATCAATGAGTTTTTGGCGAAAAGGGGGACTGCGCCCCGACCGTTTCTTGCCTGGCGGACGGCCTTGGTATAGTCTTTAATGAACATCATTTTCACGATTCGGCTTTGGACCCCCAGCAGACAGGAGTGACGGATGAATCTGGAAACGCAAATGCGCGAACTGGCCGCGTCGGCCCGGGCGGCGTCGCGGACACTGGCCACGGCCACGGGATGTCAGCGCGACACGGTGCTGACGGTCCTGGCGGGCCTCCTCGAAGAGACCCGCGGTGAGATTTTCGCGGCCAACGCCAAGGACCTCGACGCCGCCAGGGCGGCGGGCCTCGACGAGGCCCGCATCGACCGCCTGCGCATCACCGACAAGGGCGTCGACTCCATGGCCGCGGCCTGCCGGCACGTGGCCGGACTGTCCGACCCCGTGGGCGAGGTCGAGGGCATGATCAAGCGCCCCAACGGCCTGCTCGTGGGCCGCATGCGCATCCCCCTGGGCGTCATCGCCATCATCTACGAGTCCCGGCCCAATGTGACGGTCGACGCGGCCATCCTCTGCCTCAAGGCCGGCAACAGCGTCATCCTGCGCGGCGGCTCCGAGGCCTACCACTCCAACCAGATCCTGGGCGGCCTCCTGCGCAGGGCCCTGGACACGGCCGGGCTGCCCGAGGGCTGCGTGCAGATGGTCCCGACCACGGACCGGGCCGCGGTCAAGCATCTCCTGTCGCTGGACGAGTATATCGACGTGGTCATCCCGCGCGGCGGCGAGGGTCTCATCCGGGCCGTGGTCAAGGACGCGACCATGCCCGTGCTCAAGCACTACAAGGGCGTCTGCCACATTTACGTCCACGCCGACGCGGACCAGGACCAGGCCCTGGCCATCATCGAGAACGCCAAGGTCCAGCGCCCCGGCGTGTGCAACGCACTGGAGTGCCTGCTGGTCCACCGCGAGGCGGCGCAGTCCTTCCTGCCGCGTCTGGCTGAGCGCCTCGCACCCCAGGGCGTGACCTTCCGGGCCTGCCCCCGCTCCCTGGCCCTGCTCGGCCCCTCGGCCCAGCCCGCGGCGGCCGACGACTACGGCCGCGAGTTCCTGGCACTGACCCTGGCCGTCAAGGTCGTGGACACCCAGCGCGAGGCCGAGGAGCACATTGCCGCCCACGGCTCCGGCCATTCGGAAGCCATCCTGACCCGCACCCACGACCGCGCCATGCGTTTCCTGCGCACGGTGGACGCCTCCTGCGTGCTCATCAATGCGTCCACGCGCTTCAACGACGGCGGCGAACTGGGCCTGGGGGCCGAGATCGGGATCAGCACTTCCAAGATCCATTCCTACGGCCCCATGGGTGTAAAGGAACTGACGAGCCTGAAGTTCATCGTCTTCGGCGAAGGACAGGTGCGTGCCTAACCCCCTGGCCGGATCGGTCGGGATACTCGGCGGCACGTTCAACCCCGTGCACAACGGCCACCTGCGCATGGCCCTGGAGGCCAGGGAGGCCCTGGGCCTGGCGCGGGTGGACCTGATGCCCGCCCGCATCCCGCCGCACAAGGGCGAGGTGGGCTTGCTGGATTTCGACACACGCCTGGGCCTGCTGCGCGAGGCGGTCGAAGGCGTGGACGGCCTGGGGGCGAGCGACTTCGAGGGCGGGATGCCGGTTCCGTCCTACTCCTTCGCCACGCTGACCCGCCTGCGCGAGTTCGCCCCGGACGTGAACCACGTCTTCATCCTCGGCAGCACGGATCTGCTGACCCTGCCCGAATGGCACCGCGGGCTCGAACTGCCACTGCTGGCGGATCTGGCCGTGGTGGACCGCATGGGCATCGGGCTTGACAGGGTCGACGGCTTTCTGGACGAACACTGGCGTTTTGAGAAGGAGGGTCCCGGCCTGCGGCGCATCGCCGGCGGCCGGCTCGTGGCCTTCGTGAGCATGCCGCGGCTTGACATCAGCGCGAGCATGGTGCGGGACAAGTTTTGCGCGGGCCTGGAGACATCCGGGCTCGTGCCCGAGGCGGTCAGGCGCAGGTTGCGGGACGAATCCCGCGTCTTCCTGGACTGCTGGCAATCACAACCCTGACGGAGGAATCATGGTCGGACATATCGTGATGTGGAAACTGAAGGACAGCGCCGAGGGCAAGACCGCGGCCGAAAACGCGAAGATCATGAAGGACATGCTGTCCGCCCTGCCTGGGCTCATCCCCGAGCTGCGCACCCTGGTCGTGAGCGCGGACGTATTCGCATCCATCCCGGAGACCCAGGTCGTGCTGTACACCGTCTTCGACTCCCCCGAAGACCTGCAGACCTACCAAGTCCATCCCGAACACCAGAAATGCGTGTCCTTCGTCTCCGCCGTCGCGGCCGAGAGAAGGGTGGTGGACTACAACTTCTAGCCTTCCGGCCCGCTCCCTCTGAAATGAAAAACCCCGTCGCGAGACGGGGTTTTTCGTTGCCCTACCCTGCCAGCAGGGCCACCTTGACCTGTTTGACGCCGAAGTTCTTGGCTTTCTCGGTGTCCGGGAAGAAGATATCCACGCGCTGCGTGTGGCGCTTGGACATGAGATCGGCAATCTCGAAGATCCCGTGCCCTTTGACGTAGACCTTCTTTCCGAAGACCCAGCCCTGGTCGAAGAGGTCTCGGCTGACGGCGACGATGCCGGGCCGGGCCTTGACCATACTTGCGGTGACATGCGGATCGGGTCCGCATTCGGCCTCGGTCGGGCTGTAGGCCGTGACCGTGACCTCCTTGATCTTCATCTGTTCGAGTTCCGCCACCTGGCGGGTCAGTTCCTGCCGTTCCTCGTCGAGGGCCTGGATGCGGGGCAGGTACTGTTGCCGCGCTTCCGACTCGGCCGTCTTCTGCACCCCGAATCCCACCAGGGTGGAAAACATGGCGAAGAAGAGGGAGGTGACGACAAAAGAGCCGTGACCGTTCATATATACCTCGTGATGCTTCAGTTGATGCCGCCGGCGGGAATCGGGAGAGGGGAGACGGGCAGGAGAAAGGGGAGCGGGAAATGCCGGCCGCATGACACAAGAGAGTCCATAACGATTTTGCATGTAACCGATGAAGCGAAGGGAGGCAACCCCAGGGGAAGGGCATTGGATTTGGGGTGGCCCAGGAAGGAAAAGTCATTCCTTCCTGGGGGATGGGATGATTACTTGGTATTTTGGGGTACGAAGTTCAGGGCAGCCGAATTGATGCAGTAGCGCAGGCCGGTGGGCTTGGGCCCGTCCGGGAAGACGTGTCCGAGGTGCCCGTCGCAGACGGCGCAGACCACTTCCGTGCGGACCATGAACCAGGAGCGGTCCTCGTGCGTGGAGACATGCGTCTCGTCGATGGGCTGGAAGAAACTCGGCCATCCCGTTCCGGAGTCGAATTTGGCGTCCGAAGCGAAGAGGGGGGTGCCGCAGCCGGCGCAGGCATAGACCCCGGTCTCGTGATGGTCGTGATACAGGCCCGTGAAGGCGGGTTCCGTGCCCTTTTCGCGCAGCACATGGTACTGCTCGGGCGTCAGGGACTCGCGCCACTGGGCGTCGGTCTTGATGATCTTTTCCATTGCCTCTCCTCCGGCCGGCCAGGTTGAGGCCAAGGCCAGCACCATAATTGTCAAGAGCAGGGCTCGCGGCCCTTTAGCGTTGGCGACAGACATTGCTGTTCTCCTTGTTTCAGGTTTTCTAATGCCGGCGCTGAACCTGTAAAGGAGCACATTCCAGTTGGAATGTTTTCCCGTTCGGGGTACGGACAGCATCAAAAGCAGGAGGATTCATGAACAGCCCGGAGATCAACCATACCGTGGAAGTGCTCAAGGACGATATCCAGCGGCACGTGGCCCTGACCCTCGGCAGCGACCCCTTCCCGCCCCGGCAGATGCACTACTACCTCGGTCTGTGCTACAGCGTGCGCGACCGCCTGGTCAGCAAGTGGCTGGAAACCCAGCGCTCCTACTACGATTCCATCGCCAAGCGGGTCTACTACATGTCCCTGGAATTTCTGCCCGGCAGGTTCCTGATGAACTACATCCAGGCTCTGGGCATCGAGGACGAATGCCGGGAGGCCGTGCGCGATTTCGGTCTGGATCTGGACGAGCTGCTGGAGGAGGAGTGGAACCCGGGCCTGGGCAACGGCGGCTTGGGGCGGCTCGCGTCCTGCTACATGGACTCCATGGCGACGTGCAGGATTCCGGCCTACGGGTACGGCATCCTCTATGATTACGGCATCTTCTATCAGACCATCGTGAACGGCTACCAGCACGAGTGCGCGGACAACTGGCTGCGGCAGGACTCGCCGTGGGTCCTTCGCCGCGTAAACTTCATGTATCGCATTCACTTTTACGGACGCAGTGAGGTCTATCAGGACAGCGCCGGCCTGGAGCGGTTCCGCTGGGTCGACACGGACTCGGTCATGGCCATGGCCTGCGACATCATGGTCCCGGGGTACCTGAACGGTAACGTGACCAACATGCGGCTGTGGAAAGCCATCTCCACCCGCGATTTCGAGCTGGAGGTCTTCAACCGCGGCGACTACATCGGCGCAGTGCAGGCCAAGGCCGAGAGCGAGAACATCTCCAAGGTCCTCTATCCCAACGATCAGAGCGCCCGCGGCAAGGAGCTGCGCCTGCGGCAGCAGTATTTCTTCGTAGCCGCGACCTTTCAGGACATCCTGCGCCGCTTCCGCAAGAACAACTACTCATCCTTCGACTGCTTCCCGGACCAGGTGGCCGTGCAGCTCAACGACACGCACCCGGCCATCAGCATCGCCGAGCTCATGCGCCTGCTGGTCGACGACGAGGCCCTGGACTGGGAGCGGGCCTGGGGCATCTGCCAGCGGACCTTCTCCTACACCAACCACACCGTCCTGCCCGAGGCCCTGGAGACATGGTCCGTGGACCTCGTGGGGAACGTCCTGCCGCGGCACATGCAGATCATCTTCGAGATCAACCGCCGCTTCCTGGACGAGGTCGACCGCAGGCACCCCGGCCGCACGGACCTGCTGCGCGCCCTGTCCCTCATCGCCGAAGGGGACCGCAAGCAGGTGCGCATGGCCCACCTGGCCATCGTCGGCAGCCACAAGGTCAACGGCGTGGCGCAGCTGCACTCGAACATCCTGAAGAACAGGCTGTTCCGGGACTTCGACGAGTTTTATCCGGGGCGCTTCATCAACGTGACCAACGGCATCACGCCGCGCCGGTGGATCCTGCAGGCCAACCCGGCCCTGTCCGAGCTCATCACCTCCGTCATCGGCGACGAGTGGATCATGGATCTGGACCGGCTCGACGCCCTGGCGCCCCATGCCGAGGACCCCGATTTCCGGCAACGCTGGCAGGAGGTGCGGCGGCGCAACAAGAAACTCCTGGCCCGCTACGTGCTGCGCAAGCTGGGCGTGGGCCTGAACCCCGCGACCCTCTTCGACATGCACGTCAAGCGCATTCACGAGTACAAGCGCCAGCTCCTGAACGTCCTGCACGTCATCACCCTCTACAACCGCATCCGCACCGAGGCCGGAGGCCACCACACGCCGCGCACCGTCTTCTTCGGGGGCAAGGCGGCGCCGGGGTATTTCCAGGCCAAGCTGATCATCAAGCTCATCAACTCCGTGGCCGCCGTGGTCAACGCGGACCCGGCCGTGGGCAGCGACCTGCGTGTGGTCTTCCTGCCCAACTACTGCGTGTCCCAGGCCGAAAAACTCATCCCCGCGGCGGACCTCTCGGAACAGATCTCCACGGCGGGCATGGAAGCCTCGGGCACGGGCAACATGAAATTCTCCCTGAACGGGGCTCTGACCATCGGCAC
Proteins encoded in this region:
- a CDS encoding UTP--glucose-1-phosphate uridylyltransferase codes for the protein MAKDISCVSVDDPKLSTLFRPFALKMEQQGLPPIVINTFKCYFNQFLYGAQGKLSDRDILPVEDVELADYDAMDQFKDVGEKALEQTAVIKLNGGLGTSMGLESAKSLIPVKDGLSFLDLILLQAKTVRAHYGVEFPQIFMNSFKTHMDTMLKVGNFNNGTTGIDLAFLQHRYPKIMAKDHSPASWPQNPELEWNPPGHGDIYTAMITSGILDALLDKGYNYAFISNSDNLGAIMNRRLLGYMVHHKLPFLMEVARRTEQDKKGGHLCRLKKNNQLALREVAQCPDQEMDSFGDIGKYRFFNTNSIWVDLRVLQSVFVSHRMMPLDLIINPKTLDPRDPASPKVFQLETAMGSAITNFLNAQAVIVPRKRFAPVKTTNDLLLVMSDCFIRTERDTIVPNPLRKDAMPEVSLDGKFFKKIDAFLERFPQTPPSLLDCASLKVEGDVRFEEGVRCVGDVRIVNKGPVQAVVPAGSVLQGETLLG
- a CDS encoding glutamate-5-semialdehyde dehydrogenase; this encodes MNLETQMRELAASARAASRTLATATGCQRDTVLTVLAGLLEETRGEIFAANAKDLDAARAAGLDEARIDRLRITDKGVDSMAAACRHVAGLSDPVGEVEGMIKRPNGLLVGRMRIPLGVIAIIYESRPNVTVDAAILCLKAGNSVILRGGSEAYHSNQILGGLLRRALDTAGLPEGCVQMVPTTDRAAVKHLLSLDEYIDVVIPRGGEGLIRAVVKDATMPVLKHYKGVCHIYVHADADQDQALAIIENAKVQRPGVCNALECLLVHREAAQSFLPRLAERLAPQGVTFRACPRSLALLGPSAQPAAADDYGREFLALTLAVKVVDTQREAEEHIAAHGSGHSEAILTRTHDRAMRFLRTVDASCVLINASTRFNDGGELGLGAEIGISTSKIHSYGPMGVKELTSLKFIVFGEGQVRA
- a CDS encoding response regulator translates to MVDSILIIEDEATFREALRHFLQDAGFAVCEAAQAHQALELFELGPADLVLLDLGIPGGDGLELLSAMKRLRPATPVIIVSGRTHIDAAIEAFKAGAWDYVTKPIASMDVFLNAVRNCLAQARLTQRVQDSQEHLFRLVQNLPVIIFSINRNREFEFLNRATLDILGYTPEEIQQEPMAFLKRIAPADRRKFTAGLKNGFKANATEFRLDFRFLHKKGYEIELRIQSIPSPHRGDDAPDRMEGMIQDVTRNAYMDKVLIQNERLNMLRSMTEEVAHEIRNPLVSLGGFARQLRARYPDARETEVIMDECNRLERLVQRVNAYLEPLAVTLTRCSVPATLDFVMRLLSIRLEHKSIACRNEIDDDLPPVLADQEFLHRIFIYLLGHGADVVAESGSIHITASAAAGLLHVTLTMSPVGDAAVDEYRLFMPFEDEEVNLAMCSRLVERIGGHLLLTRAEGRAIMTVSLPVHP
- a CDS encoding sensor histidine kinase, which gives rise to MQPAPPKRAHIRTRILERLARRKDEGLPADRLTALNIFFELGLEFESLRDFKSLCVLVPDICLGTPASLYMRGPKGDLRLRRTTSAQGSKVFSLPDPPCPQSPGIVRTDGATIVTICDAEQEPTLLGALSLHREVPPDEDAFWLEYARGAARVMAVKLTAVSNRKRLTFINNLVRDIGHNVIVPNIQFKLLFLQLERQLTQLQHRIDGLAPPRRDAPDRDARLELPVLARDLLALQKTISRRFQHSSLFLESLLRRSHFEKGGYDLLLKPCRFKSQIFEPQIERFLSMFRAQGIRIEVAPDVRIDEDVVLQADLGLFSQVFANLLANAIKYTRPAGQDGGTGEKLMRYGWETVPDSFGQGREGVRVFVATTGPEIPPEEQARLFDEGFRSAETDSVDGSGHGLSFVKQIVELHRGRVGYAYEAPMNIFSIIMPRA
- a CDS encoding tetratricopeptide repeat protein, which produces MDERTPHLDILKTIEQEMDSDIHPLLKKILDNIKPIGIAVGGIVAAVAVYTGVTSYQSSQHEKAVSQLGSIMVLDDQAARAEKLQSFVQTGPASLRPAAQLELARIFMDAGDYDKAAAAWKALAPSANMKTVTGLGEAKALVFKGDYAGAVTILSALKKDAGEEFAGAISANLAFAAEKAGQSDLAIAEYEALKTKDSGNDAFLDYKIGKLKAKTQG
- a CDS encoding sigma-54-dependent Fis family transcriptional regulator — encoded protein: MTTDDFLHYLQTLHATVQQLDPLSPLQSSLDSLLSMTAEAMKYKRMALAIFDPKTNTIRFDLTYGHKGPVKATYTPGQGVTGQVLGSGKPIIVEAMERDERFLNKAMGRSPKELAELSFICVPISRINADGLTEALGVLSADIPCQPLDVLRMHCAFLEVLAAVIARQTAYLQENMAQKELWASMGFLGETMDREKALMQAKIVATSKAMAFVMGQIMQVASSKASVLLRGESGTGKELLAEAIHNASSRRTKPLVRLNCAALPSELLESELFGHERGAFTGAVGTKKGRFELAHTGTLFLDEIGELSAEAQAKLLRALQEGEIQRLGSEKSIKVDVRIICATHQPLENLIQSGRFREDLYYRINVFPIFIPPLRERREDILPLAEYFLEFFSKEYAKNIKRISMPAIDLLTQYQWPGNVRELRNCMERAALICNEEAIRTYHLPPTLQTAESSATDNQLSFGEAVGKFEQEILVEALQKCGGNMLQVARELRASYRIINYKIKKYNLDPKKYDVRGKTRKP